In Streptomyces sp. P3, one DNA window encodes the following:
- a CDS encoding TetR/AcrR family transcriptional regulator, with amino-acid sequence MSERREQVLEAALEVLAARGFKGTSIDAVAERAGLTRQGVLHYFPSKKRLLLELLRFREELARENLAGRRVGEDWAGDFAEAVAFEQSHPSLATVHSVVLAEAVTGQEPAAGYIRQRCRSVQDHLVASLVERYGERVPSGLSAPTAAAAVLALVEGVHQLWLVDPDADRYPQIVRDTVAVLLGTDTADTEDRCPATNG; translated from the coding sequence GTGTCGGAGCGGCGTGAGCAGGTCCTGGAGGCGGCACTGGAGGTCCTGGCCGCCCGCGGGTTCAAGGGCACCTCGATCGACGCGGTCGCGGAGCGGGCCGGCCTCACCCGTCAGGGCGTCCTGCACTACTTCCCCAGCAAGAAGCGGCTGCTGCTGGAGCTCCTGCGCTTCCGTGAGGAGCTCGCCCGGGAGAACCTGGCGGGCCGGCGGGTCGGCGAGGACTGGGCGGGTGACTTCGCCGAGGCCGTCGCCTTCGAACAGAGTCATCCGTCGCTCGCCACCGTGCACAGCGTGGTGCTGGCCGAGGCGGTCACCGGCCAGGAACCCGCCGCTGGCTACATCCGGCAGCGGTGCCGCTCCGTCCAGGACCACCTCGTCGCGAGCCTGGTCGAACGGTACGGGGAGCGGGTGCCCAGCGGGCTGAGCGCGCCGACCGCCGCGGCCGCGGTGCTGGCACTGGTCGAGGGCGTCCACCAGCTGTGGCTCGTGGACCCGGATGCGGACCGCTATCCGCAGATCGTCCGGGACACCGTGGCGGTCCTCCTCGGCACCGACACCGCGGACACGGAGGATCGGTGCCCGGCGACGAACGGGTAG